The following proteins are encoded in a genomic region of Dasypus novemcinctus isolate mDasNov1 chromosome 21, mDasNov1.1.hap2, whole genome shotgun sequence:
- the KRT32 gene encoding keratin, type I cuticular Ha2, translating to MTSLKSCPRPSSVCSSSMSCRPEVYLGYVCQPMAYFPSACMPTTYRAASCLPKTYLSSSCRPASGISSSVGSCGWLCEGSFNGNEKETMQFLNDRLASYLEKVRQLERENTSLESKIQEACQAQVPTVCPDYQAYFRTIEEIQQKVLCTKAENARMLVHIDNAKLAADDFRTKYEMELSLRQLVEADINSLRRILDELTLCKADLEMQVESLKEELLCLKKNHEEEVSALQCQLGDRLNIEVDAAPPVDLNRMLEEMRCQYETVVETNRRDVEEWFTTQMEELNQQVATSSEQLQSYQSDIIDLRRTVNTLEIELQAQHSLRDSLESMLAETEARYSSQLAQMQCLISSVESQLAEIRADLERQNQEYQVLLDVRARLEGEINTYRGLLESEDCKLPCNPASTPSCPPCMPCPPCGPHTVCVPCMPCPPGRY from the exons ATGACATCCCTCAAGAGCTGTCCCCGGCCCTCCTCTGTCTGCTCCAGCAGCATGAGCTGCCGGCCTGAGGTGTATCTGGGTTATGTCTGCCAGCCCATGGCatactttccttctgcttgcatgCCCACCACCTACCGGGCAGCCAGCTGCCTCCCTAAGACCTACCTATCTAGCTCCTGCCGGCCAGCCAGCGGCATCTCCAGCTCCGTAGGCAGCTGCGGCTGGCTCTGCGAGGGCTCCTTCAATGGCAACGAGAAGGAGACCATGCAGTTCCTGAACGACCGCCTGGCCAGCTACCTGGAGAAGGTGCGCCAGCTGGAGCGGGAAAACACCAGCCTGGAGAGCAAGATCCAAGAGGCCTGCCAGGCTCAGGTGCCCACTGTGTGCCCTGACTACCAGGCTTATTTCAGGACCATCGAGGAGATCCAGCAGAAG GTTCTGTGCACGAAGGCGGAGAACGCCAGGATGCTCGTGCACATCGATAATGCCAAGCTGGCTGCAGACGACTTCAGGACCAA GTACGAGATGGAGCTGTCCCTGCGGCAGCTGGTGGAGGCCGACATCAATAGCCTGCGCAGGATCCTGGATGAGCTGACCCTGTGCAAGGCCGACCTGGAGATGCAGGTGGAGTCCCTGAAGGAGGAGCTGCTGTGCCTCAAGAAGAACCACGAGGAG GAAGTCAGTGCCCTCCAATGCCAGCTTGGGGACCGCCTTAACATCGAGGTTGATGCCGCACCTCCGGTGGACCTGAACAGGATGCTGGAGGAGATGCGGTGTCAGTATGAGACGGTGGTGGAGACCAACCGCAGGGACGTGGAGGAGTGGTTCACCACGCAG ATGGAGGAGCTCAACCAGCAGGTGGCCACGAGCTCTGAGCAGCTGCAGAGCTACCAGTCAGACATCATTGATCTGAGACGAACCGTCAATACCCTGGAGATCGAGCTGCAGGCCCAGCACAGCCTG AGGGACTCGCTGGAATCCATGCTGGCTGAGACCGAGGCCCGTTACAGCTCCCAGCTGGCCCAGATGCAGTGCCTGATCAGCAGCGTGGAGTCCCAGCTGGCGGAGATCCGGGCCGACCTGGAGCGGCAGAACCAGGAGTACCAGGTGCTGCTGGATGTCCGGGCTCGGCTGGAGGGTGAGATCAACACATACCGGGGCCTGCTGGAGAGCGAGGACTGCAA GTTGCCCTGTAACCCAGCCTCcactccctcctgccctccttgCATGCCCTGCCCACCCTGTGGGCCCCACACCGTCTGTGTGCCTTGCATGCCTTGCCCGCCTGGCCGCTACTGa